One segment of Thermococcus profundus DNA contains the following:
- a CDS encoding ABC transporter ATP-binding protein: MPALKEFTGTFPRGALTVVFGPSGSGKTTLLKAIGTLLPPTSGTVWYGNTNPYSLSKEDLRNLRKRIGISFQEPIFVPSLTLWENIELALNAAGKLNAEHKKLALNLADELGVRQLLNKKAHQVSGGEKRRIAIVMALSKNPEVLIMDEPTAYLDGESTERLLSLIQRLKEDRIIIAATHDPELVKVGNVTYRLRYGKKISER, translated from the coding sequence CTGCCCGCACTCAAAGAATTCACCGGTACTTTCCCGAGGGGCGCGCTCACCGTTGTCTTTGGACCAAGCGGTTCGGGAAAAACGACCCTCCTAAAAGCCATCGGGACTCTCCTTCCCCCAACGTCTGGAACGGTTTGGTACGGCAATACTAACCCGTACTCTCTAAGCAAAGAGGATCTGAGGAATCTGAGAAAGAGGATAGGCATAAGTTTCCAAGAACCTATCTTTGTCCCCTCATTAACTCTTTGGGAGAACATAGAACTAGCCCTCAATGCCGCCGGAAAGCTCAATGCTGAACACAAAAAACTGGCCCTCAATCTCGCAGATGAACTTGGAGTGAGACAGCTTTTGAACAAGAAGGCACACCAGGTCAGCGGAGGTGAGAAGCGAAGAATAGCGATAGTCATGGCACTTTCAAAGAACCCGGAGGTTCTGATAATGGATGAGCCCACAGCGTATCTCGACGGGGAGTCGACAGAACGCCTCCTGTCCTTGATACAACGCCTAAAAGAGGACCGTATCATCATAGCAGCAACCCACGACCCGGAACTTGTGAAGGTAGGAAACGTCACATACAGGCTCCGTTACGGAAAGAAAATATCCGAGAGGTAG
- the pyrG gene encoding glutamine hydrolyzing CTP synthase, which yields MAKFIFVTGGVVSGLGKGITSASLGMLMKARGFRTTNIKIDPYLNYDAGTMNPYQHGEVFVLDDGGEVDLDLGNYERFLDTSLTFDHNITTGKIYSAVIERERRGDYLGATVQVIPHITDEIKSRIREIARDHDVVIVEIGGTVGDIESMPFLEAARQMQLEEGRENVAFVHVTYVPKLRVVGEQKTKPTQHSVKELRSLGIQPDAIVARSEEPLEESARRKISLFTNVPEEAVISAYDVEDTYEVPLMLEKEGLPRYLTKRLGLPEREPELKAWREMVGKYKSLTDTVEIAIVGKYTKLSDSYLSIKEALKHSSVANGVKVKIRWVEAEDVEKHGVGLLEGVDGIIVPGGFGARGTEGKMMAIRYARENDIPFLGICFGFQLTVVEFARNVLGLEGAHSTEIDPQTPYPVVDLMPEQRELDRLGGTMRLGAYPVKVFPETLAYSLYGRELIYERHRHRWEVNPEFVEDFEKAGLVFSGIAGDDERRMEILELPDHRYFIATQFHPEFKSRPMNPAPVFRGLVGAAKKKRYGE from the coding sequence ATGGCGAAGTTCATATTTGTCACGGGTGGTGTCGTTAGTGGCCTTGGAAAAGGTATCACCAGCGCTTCTCTCGGCATGCTCATGAAGGCCCGCGGCTTCAGGACGACCAACATCAAGATAGATCCCTACCTGAACTACGACGCCGGAACGATGAACCCCTACCAGCACGGTGAAGTTTTCGTTCTCGATGATGGCGGGGAGGTTGACCTCGACCTGGGCAACTACGAGCGCTTTCTCGACACCAGCCTGACATTTGACCACAACATAACCACGGGCAAGATCTATTCCGCGGTCATAGAGCGGGAGAGGAGAGGCGATTATCTGGGGGCCACAGTTCAGGTCATTCCACACATAACCGACGAGATAAAATCCCGCATAAGGGAGATAGCGAGGGATCACGACGTAGTCATTGTTGAAATCGGCGGAACTGTCGGCGACATAGAGAGCATGCCCTTCCTCGAGGCGGCAAGGCAGATGCAGCTCGAAGAGGGAAGAGAGAACGTGGCATTCGTACACGTAACCTACGTACCCAAGCTCCGAGTTGTCGGCGAGCAGAAGACAAAGCCGACCCAGCACAGCGTCAAAGAACTCCGCTCCCTTGGAATCCAGCCGGATGCCATAGTGGCCCGCTCGGAAGAGCCCCTTGAGGAGTCCGCGAGGAGGAAGATAAGCCTCTTCACCAACGTTCCTGAGGAAGCAGTCATAAGCGCCTACGACGTGGAGGACACCTACGAAGTCCCGCTGATGCTTGAAAAGGAGGGCCTCCCCCGTTACCTCACCAAGAGGCTGGGCCTTCCGGAGAGGGAGCCGGAGCTGAAAGCCTGGCGCGAGATGGTTGGGAAGTACAAGTCCCTCACCGATACCGTTGAGATAGCCATAGTTGGCAAGTACACAAAGCTCTCGGACTCCTACCTGAGCATCAAGGAAGCCCTGAAGCACTCTAGCGTGGCAAACGGCGTAAAGGTGAAAATAAGGTGGGTCGAGGCCGAGGACGTGGAGAAGCACGGCGTTGGTCTCCTAGAAGGGGTGGACGGAATAATCGTCCCCGGCGGTTTCGGTGCCAGGGGTACGGAGGGCAAGATGATGGCCATACGGTACGCCAGGGAGAACGACATCCCGTTCCTCGGGATCTGCTTCGGCTTCCAGCTCACCGTTGTGGAGTTCGCGAGAAACGTCCTCGGACTTGAAGGGGCGCACTCGACCGAGATAGACCCCCAGACGCCTTACCCCGTCGTTGATTTAATGCCCGAGCAGCGCGAGCTTGACAGGCTTGGGGGGACGATGAGGCTCGGCGCATATCCGGTGAAGGTTTTCCCGGAGACCCTGGCCTACAGCCTCTATGGAAGGGAGCTCATCTACGAGCGCCACAGACACCGCTGGGAAGTTAACCCCGAGTTCGTGGAGGATTTTGAAAAGGCGGGCCTCGTTTTCAGCGGCATAGCTGGCGACGACGAAAGGAGGATGGAGATCCTTGAGCTTCCCGATCACAGATACTTCATAGCGACCCAGTTCCACCCCGAGTTCAAGTCGAGGCCGATGAACCCGGCGCCCGTCTTCAGGGGGCTCGTTGGGGCGGCAAAGAAAAAGAGGTACGGGGAGTGA
- a CDS encoding DUF555 domain-containing protein: protein MGDYVVVLEAPIIVRDVETSEDAINVAVSKVAKALNKENLDFVRVEIGYSQCPVCGAHFESAFVIGSVGLVGMYLTLKVFNAQSIEHAERIAKAVVGKALKKVPLKVYEIREIEGEEEGNGVELE from the coding sequence ATGGGAGACTACGTGGTTGTGCTTGAGGCCCCTATAATAGTCCGGGACGTTGAGACGAGCGAGGATGCCATAAACGTGGCAGTGAGCAAGGTGGCCAAGGCGCTGAACAAGGAGAACCTCGACTTCGTGAGGGTTGAGATAGGCTACTCCCAGTGCCCCGTCTGCGGGGCCCACTTCGAGAGCGCCTTTGTAATAGGCTCCGTGGGTCTGGTTGGGATGTACCTCACTCTCAAGGTCTTCAACGCTCAGAGCATCGAGCACGCGGAGAGAATAGCCAAAGCCGTGGTTGGGAAGGCCCTCAAAAAGGTTCCGCTGAAGGTCTACGAGATAAGGGAGATCGAGGGGGAAGAGGAAGGAAACGGGGTGGAGTTAGAATAG
- a CDS encoding DUF357 domain-containing protein has product MEREITEEKLQKYFRITEEALKTLEVAVHEKSLLMKVAEDFLTMARSYFEDARYYYERGDYVTAFAALNYAHGFIDAGVRLGVFRGEDDRLFAFG; this is encoded by the coding sequence GTGGAGCGAGAGATAACAGAGGAGAAGCTCCAGAAGTATTTTAGAATAACGGAGGAGGCCCTAAAAACCCTTGAGGTGGCAGTCCACGAGAAGAGCCTCCTTATGAAGGTCGCGGAGGATTTTTTGACCATGGCCAGGAGCTATTTTGAGGACGCGAGGTACTACTACGAGAGGGGGGATTACGTTACCGCTTTCGCCGCTCTAAACTACGCCCACGGCTTTATCGACGCAGGTGTAAGACTCGGGGTTTTCAGAGGGGAGGACGACAGGCTGTTCGCCTTTGGCTGA
- a CDS encoding TIGR02253 family HAD-type hydrolase: MIKVVLFDLDDTLIDTTKLAEMARKNAIEGMIRAGMPVDFGIAYHELLELINEYGSNFSHHFDYLLRRLDLPYNPKWVAAGVINYHNTKMAHLKTVKGAKRTLLRLKEMGLRLGVITDGDPIKQWEKILRTEIEDYFDEVLISDFVGVKKPHRKIFEKAVGRFGVSPEEALMVGDRLYSDIYGAKQIGMRTVWFKYGKYASRELEYLEYADFVIRSLEDVVEIIRGIESEEREERSDKEVHAD, encoded by the coding sequence ATGATAAAGGTCGTTCTCTTCGACCTGGATGACACCCTCATAGACACTACAAAACTGGCCGAGATGGCGAGAAAAAACGCTATTGAGGGTATGATTCGAGCGGGAATGCCCGTTGACTTTGGAATAGCCTATCATGAGCTCCTTGAGCTGATAAACGAGTACGGGAGCAACTTCTCGCACCACTTCGACTACCTGCTGAGGAGGCTCGATCTCCCATACAATCCGAAGTGGGTAGCCGCGGGGGTCATAAACTACCACAACACGAAGATGGCCCACTTAAAGACGGTCAAAGGGGCAAAGAGAACCCTGCTCCGCCTTAAGGAGATGGGACTCAGGCTCGGGGTCATCACCGACGGCGATCCGATAAAGCAGTGGGAGAAGATACTGCGAACTGAAATAGAGGACTACTTCGACGAAGTCCTCATCTCCGACTTCGTCGGCGTGAAGAAGCCCCACAGGAAGATCTTTGAGAAAGCGGTGGGACGCTTCGGGGTAAGTCCTGAAGAAGCCCTGATGGTCGGGGACAGGCTGTACTCCGACATCTACGGGGCAAAGCAGATCGGCATGAGAACGGTGTGGTTTAAATACGGCAAGTATGCTAGCAGGGAGCTGGAGTACCTCGAATACGCCGACTTTGTGATAAGATCCCTGGAGGACGTCGTTGAGATAATAAGGGGGATCGAGAGTGAGGAGAGGGAAGAGCGTTCAGATAAGGAAGTTCATGCTGATTGA